From the Hemicordylus capensis ecotype Gifberg chromosome 1, rHemCap1.1.pri, whole genome shotgun sequence genome, the window TGCACCAAGAGGCCAGAATTAATGTCCAGGAAAAGTAATCATAGCCCTTGGACCCCTATGAAGCACCTGCTTTTGTGTCACTTAACTAGATCAGTGCAGATATTCAGTGAACACCTGGCAGAGGGGATCACTGTCATGGACCACTGTCAAACAGGCCTTGTCTCTTCTGCATGTCTGACACTTGTGAGTTGATCataacatctgcagcagggctaTGTGCATAGATGGCAATGCATGCAAGCTCCTGTTGCACAATCTGTACACTTCAGATTGTCCCCTGCAGACATAGTAAGATCAACAAGTGCCATGCAGAGGGATGGGgcctgctgctgtggccacatGGTCCTACCTGGGgcgtagctagggcagaggggacctgtgtccatccctctctctggcaaccCCTAGCAGtgaggaagaaaatagggagtggtggagctgggggcccctcggggactcggtttctttgaacccatctgctcagttatagctaaaCCCCTGGGACTGAATGGCTGCATGGGGCTTTTCTCTTCTAGACAGAAATGTGTTGTCATGATCCTTGTCCCTGGATCACAAAGATCGATCATGTAATCTGGGAGTAGAACACATCTTGTAATATCATGTTGTGCAAGCAATGGACCTACCGAGTTATATCTAGCCAGGGCAACATTTTGGAGATGTAAAAGGCAAACAACCCTTATTGGTATTTAGTTCTGAGTGGTCAGCACATTAAATAAAAATTAGTCATGTTTGGTTTTCTTGCTGAATCACTCTTTGGGCCACCTCACCGGTCATTTTTTAGGTGTATTTCTAAGATGCTTTAAGGCTTAAAGTGTGAATGCAACAAGCAAACTGTGTGCACCCTTTAGGGTGTACTCAGTCGGGAAGCTGAGAATGACTGCAGTTCTGTTGAGTGCAGACTTGAGGGCAATTCCAGTTTTGCCTCTGTGtcatttttggaatggtgcttaatgataataataataataataataataataataataataataataatacacatttatatcctgctcttcctccaaggagcccaaagcggtgtacattgttatgtttatAGTTATATGAAGTAGGTTATTCTGATGTCGGTTATGCTGAGAGAtctatgactggcccagagtcacctagtgagtttcatggctgaatggggatttgaactcaggtctccctggtcctggtacAACACTCtactcactacaccacactggctctctagatGTTCTTCTTACAAATGTCCTTTTCTCTTTTTCAGCTGGTATGAGGAGCTTACCAACTGTACCATCTTCCTAACAGTGCAGCATAATTTTTTCTGGCCAAATCATCTGGTGGACGAATTCTTCATATCGATTCACAAGAACTACTTCAAAAACTGCCCTATCTCTGGCAGGGCTTTGAGTGACCCCCCTAACACCATTCTTTGTCCGTTCATTGTGGTACCCATTTTTGTCACTCTTCTAATGACGGCACTAGTAGTCTGGAGGAGCAAACGCAGTGAGGGCATTGTCTAAACTTCTTTGGTACCCTGGAGGCAAAGTGCAAGGTCTGCTTCGATCTGTGAAGATGTACTTGAAAGTCTCCACAACCTTCAGATTCAGGGAATGCTGACAGATTCACACTGGATGCTAAGCAAGTTGTACTGAATAAATAGTTTTGTTACTCTTTCTATGGTCAAAAAAGAGCATTTCTAGACAATGTCCAATAGTAGAAGACATGCTGAGGTCATTAACACAAGCATAAACtgcattctacccaggtttgggagctgggtgtactcccaatttttggttgagtGTGTGCAAACAActaagtaggaggagggagaagcgattgtgtggaagcaaagtaggaggaaaagctacccaggtttttctcctaccttgcttcca encodes:
- the RAMP1 gene encoding receptor activity-modifying protein 1, which codes for MALGRIVPLRRFLWLILAHHLTVVTACHEATYSQLLQQNCFSKFKSDMDTLRQPLWCDWDKTYSWYEELTNCTIFLTVQHNFFWPNHLVDEFFISIHKNYFKNCPISGRALSDPPNTILCPFIVVPIFVTLLMTALVVWRSKRSEGIV